In Macadamia integrifolia cultivar HAES 741 chromosome 13, SCU_Mint_v3, whole genome shotgun sequence, one DNA window encodes the following:
- the LOC122059512 gene encoding auxin response factor 1-like: MAMASSNPSPGGPNSGAFGDVLYKELWHACAGPLVTVPREGERVYYFPQGHMEQLEASTHQRPDQLMPSFNLPSKILCKVVHVQLRAEPETDEVYAQITLLPELDQSEVTSPDPPLPEPPTYSVHSFCKTLTASDTSTHGGFSVLRRHADDCLPPLDMSQHPPWQELVATDLHGNEWHFRHIFRGKPRRHLLTTGWSVFVSSKRLVAGDAFIFLRGENGELRVGVRRLMRQLNNMPSSVISSHSMHLGVLATASHAIATGTLFSVFYKPRTSRSEFIISINKCLEARNHKLSVGMRFKMRFEGEEAPERRFSGTIVGVGEAASSRWADSEWRSLKVQWDEPSSIPRPDRVSPWELEPLVAAASSNSQPVHRNKRARPPVLPSQTPDIPVFGTWKPNVEPSSTFSYSGLQNGRDLYPSPNTSSLFSSVTKADSLGFSGNNSQAAVSSNPMYWPSRAETPSDSLTAIPNRDSGERRPESGSGYRLFGIQLVGNSTLEETSPVVTLYGGVAEDQPAPSLDVDSDRQSQPSNIDRSDIPAVSSEPEKSCLRTPQEMQSRQTRSCTKVHMQGMAVGRAVDLTLFDCYEDLLSKLEEMFNIEGELSGPTRKWQVIYTDDEDDMMMVGDDPWHEFCSMVRKIFIYMADEVKKLSPKTKLSVSGEAKLGKPDSEVVVNGTED; the protein is encoded by the exons ATGGCAATGGCTTCATCAAATCCTTCCCCTGGAGGACCCAACTCAG GGGCCTTTGGTGATGTTTTGTACAAGGAACTCTGGCATGCCTGTGCTGGTCCTTTGGTCACTGTACCTCGCGAAGGGGAACGGGTTTATTATTTCCCCCAGGGTCATATGGAACAG CTTGAGGCATCAACACATCAACGCCCAGACCAGCTGATGCCATCATTCAACCTTCCCTCAAAAATTCTCTGCAAAGTTGTTCATGTGCAGCTCAGG GCTGAACCAGAAACTGATGAAGTTTATGCACAGATCACTCTCCTCCCTGAACTAGAT CAAAGTGAGGTTACCAGTCCTGATCCGCCACTTCCAGAACCTCCAACATATTCCGTTCATTCATTTTGCAAGACACTTACTGCTTCTGACACAAGCACCCATGGGGGATTCTCTGTCCTTAGAAGGCATGCTGATGATTGCCTGCCACCGTTG GATATGTCCCAGCATCCACCTTGGCAAGAATTGGTTGCAACAGATCTGCATGGAAATGAATGGCATTTTCGTCACATTTTCCGAG GGAAACCTCGGCGTCACTTACTTACAACTGGATGGAGTGTCTTTGTCAGTTCCAAGAGACTGGTAGCTGGCGATGCTTTTATATTCCTTAG AGGTGAAAATGGAGAGCTGCGTGTTGGAGTAAGGAGACTCATGAGGCAGCTGAATAATATGCCATCATCTGTAATTTCCAGTCACAGCATGCATCTGGGGGTGCTTGCTACCGCATCTCATGCCATAGCAACTGGAACCCTCTTCTCTGTTTTCTATAAGCCAAG GACTAGTCGCTCTGAGTTTATTATTAGTATTAACAAGTGCCTTGAAGCACGGAACCACAAGTTATCTGTTgggatgaggtttaaaatgagATTTGAGGGTGAGGAAGCTCCTGAAAGAAG GTTCAGTGGTACTATTGTTGGTGTTGGAGAGGCTGCATCTTCACGGTGGGCAGATTCTGAGTGGCGATCGTTGAAG GTTCAATGGGATGAACCATCATCAATTCCACGGCCAGATAGAGTTTCACCATGGGAATTGGAGCCACTAGTGGCAGCTGCTTCTTCAAACTCTCAACCAGTGCATAGGAACAAACGTGCACGGCCTCCGGTTTTACCTTCACAAACTCCAGACATTCCAGTATTTG GTACGTGGAAACCCAATGTTGAGCCTTCCTCAACTTTCTCATATTCTGGGTTACAAAATGGGCGTGACCTGTATCCGTCACCCAATACTAGCTCGCTCTTTTCCTCAGTTACAAAGGCAGACTCTCTTGGATTCAGTGGAAATAATTCTCAGGCTGCAGTTTCCAGCAATCCGATGTACTGGCCTAGCCGTGCAGAAACTCCAAGTGATTCTTTAACTGCAATTCCTAATAGGGATTCCGGAGAAAGGCGACCAGAAAGTGGTAGTGGTTACCGGCTGTTTGGGATCCAGTTAGTTGGCAACTCCACTTTAGAGGAGACTTCACCAGTGGTAACTTTGTATGGTGGAGTGGCAGAGGATCAACCAGCTCCTTCCCTGGATGTAGACTCTGATCGGCAATCTCAACCATCAAATATCGATCGTTCTGATATACCTGCAGTGAGCAGTGAGCCTGAGAAATCATGCTTGAGAACTCCACAAGAAATGCAGAGCAGGCAAACTCGGAGTTGTACGAAG GTTCACATGCAAGGAATGGCTGTTGGGAGGGCTGTTGACTTGACATTATTCGACTGCTATGAAGACCTGCTGTCGAAACTTGAGGAAATGTTTAACATTGAAGGAGAACTATCTGGACCCACAAGGAAATGGCAGGTTATCTACACAGATGATGAGGATGACATGATGATGGTTGGGGATGATCCATGGCA CGAGTTCTGTAGCATGGTGAGGAAGATCTTCATTTACATGGCAGATGAAGTTAAGAAATTGTCACCGAAGACTAAGCTTTCAGTCAGTGGAGAGGCCAAACTGGGCAAACCAGACTCTGAAGTGGTAGTTAACGGTACAGAGGATTGA